From Aedes albopictus strain Foshan chromosome 1, AalbF5, whole genome shotgun sequence, one genomic window encodes:
- the LOC115259641 gene encoding early growth response protein 2b, producing the protein MSVKAIAPPQTYSRLFRPWDGVVNKLGSSPSKSSDCGSEETIKSEPYEVRLSSRLSMDSAPCSEPKSPAFSPMKFPLPETPEIDIGAAFFGHPSDLASYYYYYNQQKLGVELLPPGLNFSGLPIDPLTYEQMEQEYFRVLSEDAKAKLLSSRKQRPKKFKCPHCDVAFSNNGQLKGHIRIHTGERPFKCDDPGCGKTFTRNEELTRHKRIHTGIRPYACQTCGKKFGRRDHLKKHTKTHMPQERYTYGLAPVPAAMLMPMYSAAAAAAAAATQLYGY; encoded by the exons atGTCTGTTAAAGCGATTGCGCCTCCGCAAACCTACTCGCGGTTGTTTCGACCGTGGGATGGTGTCGTGAATAAACTCGGATCAAGTCCGAGTAAATCAAGTGATTGTGGCAGTGAAGAAACGATCAAAAGTGAACCTTATGAAGTGAGGTTGAGTTCGCGCTTGAGTATGGATAGCGCGCCTTGTTCTGAACCCAAGTCTCCAGCGTTCAGCCCGATGAAGTTCCCGCTACCGGAAACACCCGAAATAGATATCGGGGCAGCTTTCTTCGGACATCCTTCGGATTTGGCTTCCTATTATTACTATTACAATCAACAAAAACTTGGTGTTGAGTTGCTCCCACCAGGGCTCAACTTCTCCGGATTACCCATCGACCCGCTAACCTACGAGCAAATGGAGCAGGAATACTTCCGAGTGCTAAGTGAAGACGCCAAAGCCAAACTGCTCAGCAGTCGGAAGCAACGACCGAAGAAGTTCAAGTGCCCCCACTGTGATGTTGCCTTCTCCAACAACGGTCAACTGAAAGGACACATCCGGATTCATACCG GAGAACGCCCTTTCAAGTGTGACGATCCCGGATGCGGGAAGACCTTCACCCGGAACGAGGAACTGACCCGGCACAAGCGGATCCACACCGGAATTCGGCCGTACGCTTGTCAAACCTGTGGCAAGAAATTTGGCCGGCGGGATCATCTGAAGAAGCACACCAAAACGCATATGCCACAGGAGCGCTACACGTATGGGTTGGCCCCGGTGCCGGCGGCCATGCTGATGCCCATGTACTCGGCGGCGGCTGCCGCTGCAGCTGCCGCGACGCAGCTGTACGGATATTGA